The Erythrobacter insulae genome window below encodes:
- a CDS encoding MFS transporter — protein MNSADPELTAPLPNAISRGRMALLFTVMLVTAAGNTAMQSVMPSIGTALEVSDVWISLAYSWSALLWVVCAPIWARRSDRRGRKAMMALGLVGFIVSMALCGAVLWAGLSGWITAFWALIAFAAARSLYGGFGSAAPPAVQAYVASRTPRAERTQALSLIASSFGLGTVIGPALAPLMVLPFLGFGLTGPFICFALLGLAALIILRFRLPNDEPQFAARGQTTPYASGSGAPSDSNDDDDFEEASLPTRNLRWFEPRLRPWVIAGLVGGHAQAMILGISGFLVLDRLGLRDSPAEGAGPVGLVLMFGALATLLAQWGLIPRFNLGPRSATLSGILVAAVGAAILGGAQELHQIALGYSIASLGFGLFRPGTTAGTSLAVSRAEQGQASGVVASVAGASFIYAPALGVWLYNINDWLGFGLIIALCLAVALVSWRTLQPDGDLTGERS, from the coding sequence ATGAACAGCGCCGATCCCGAACTGACTGCACCTTTACCCAACGCGATTTCGCGTGGGCGGATGGCGCTGCTTTTTACCGTGATGCTGGTGACCGCCGCCGGGAATACAGCGATGCAATCGGTGATGCCGTCTATCGGTACCGCATTGGAAGTCAGCGATGTCTGGATCAGCCTGGCATACAGCTGGTCTGCGCTTTTGTGGGTCGTTTGCGCTCCGATCTGGGCGCGCCGTTCGGACCGGCGCGGTCGCAAGGCGATGATGGCGCTCGGACTGGTCGGCTTCATAGTCTCGATGGCGCTGTGCGGCGCGGTGCTTTGGGCCGGACTTTCCGGCTGGATTACCGCATTCTGGGCGCTGATCGCTTTTGCCGCCGCGCGAAGCCTTTACGGCGGTTTCGGAAGCGCGGCCCCGCCTGCGGTTCAGGCCTATGTCGCATCCCGCACGCCGCGCGCCGAACGCACACAGGCGCTGTCTCTGATCGCATCGAGTTTCGGATTGGGCACGGTGATCGGTCCGGCGCTTGCGCCGCTTATGGTTTTGCCGTTCCTCGGCTTTGGCCTGACCGGTCCGTTCATTTGCTTTGCGCTGCTCGGCCTCGCTGCGCTCATTATTTTGCGATTCCGGCTGCCCAATGACGAACCGCAATTTGCCGCGCGCGGTCAGACTACACCTTATGCCAGCGGTTCCGGTGCGCCGTCCGATAGCAATGATGATGATGATTTCGAAGAGGCTTCGCTTCCCACCCGCAATCTCAGATGGTTTGAGCCGCGCCTACGGCCATGGGTGATCGCAGGGCTGGTTGGCGGGCACGCTCAGGCCATGATTTTGGGCATTTCGGGCTTTCTTGTCCTTGACCGGTTGGGCCTGCGGGACTCCCCGGCAGAAGGCGCCGGACCGGTCGGGCTGGTTTTGATGTTTGGCGCGCTGGCGACCTTGCTTGCCCAATGGGGTCTGATCCCGCGCTTTAATTTGGGTCCGCGCAGCGCCACTTTATCCGGCATATTGGTCGCAGCGGTAGGAGCCGCTATCTTGGGCGGCGCGCAGGAACTGCATCAAATTGCCCTTGGCTATTCGATCGCGTCGCTCGGTTTTGGCCTCTTCAGGCCGGGCACAACTGCTGGAACCTCGCTTGCGGTATCGCGCGCGGAACAAGGGCAGGCATCAGGCGTCGTGGCCAGCGTTGCCGGAGCAAGCTTCATCTATGCGCCCGCCCTTGGCGTGTGGCTTTACAATATCAACGACTGGCTCGGTTTTGGGCTTATCATCGCGCTGTGCCTCGCAGTTGCGCTGGTCAGCTGGAGAACACTTCAACCCGATGGCGACCTTACCGGTGAACGGTCCTAG
- a CDS encoding arsenate reductase family protein, producing the protein MKATIWHNPKCGTSRKTLAILEETPGVELDVVQYLKDPPSREKLAQLFKDAGMTPAEGLRLRGTDAEERGLPDADANSVLDAMVADPILINRPFVETEKGVALCRPQDTVFKLL; encoded by the coding sequence ATGAAAGCGACCATTTGGCACAATCCCAAATGCGGCACTTCGCGAAAAACGCTCGCCATTCTGGAAGAAACGCCGGGCGTTGAGCTTGATGTGGTGCAGTATCTTAAAGACCCGCCGTCGCGCGAAAAGCTGGCGCAGTTGTTTAAAGATGCGGGCATGACCCCGGCAGAGGGTTTGCGCCTTCGCGGAACCGATGCCGAAGAGCGCGGATTGCCTGATGCTGATGCTAACAGTGTTCTTGATGCGATGGTCGCGGACCCGATCCTGATCAATCGGCCATTCGTCGAAACCGAAAAAGGCGTGGCTCTCTGCCGACCTCAGGATACAGTTTTTAAGCTGCTCTAG
- a CDS encoding TonB-dependent receptor: protein MIHKISRTALMLGGAIFAFPALAESTPENTGSGAAEAGSEVVDYGDREITVRGDVLYSDQLNSVKTPTPIIDVPQSVTITTQEDILQRGFTSIGQIVDYTPGVSNSQGEGHRDAIVFRGVRSTADFFIDGIRDDVQYYRGLYNLEQVEILRGPNALLFGRGGTGGIVNRVTKKGVLGETFGNGQIAIDTFGEFSVQGDLNLAASEAVALRVNASYESLNNHRDFYDGERIGFNPTARIELDQGTVLDLSYEYANHDRFIDRGVPTGTDGRPVEAFENIVFGDPDQNFATLEAHLFRANLQHEFSSEVKGVFSAFYGDYDKVYANQYASDYDQANTPDVVTLDGYIDNTQRQNLLLSANLVGEFATGAVEHTLLFGAEYISTSSDQDRFNSFWSTTQDDNEVFAITRPLNLARGVGINALGQTTTNDFTADLNDFTQVEIDVLSIYIQDEIKLTDWLNLVVGGRFDSFDIEVLNVPAGELRTRRDEEFSPRGGLILKPAENVSIYASYSQSFLPRSGEQFDNINGDNDALEPDTFTNLEAGLKWDFAQGLSLTTAIFEIEQSSPQPSDNDPETLDVIDSRVQGFELQLQGEITNGWSISAGYSFLDGEQVNRTGPTGLRPRELPENMFSIWNNIEVTDRLGVGFGLTHQDESFIDNSNTAVLPAYTRIDAAAYYDISDRFRVQVNIENVTDTLYFPNSHAAHQASVGAPLNARFALTGRF, encoded by the coding sequence ATGATTCACAAAATTTCGCGGACGGCGTTAATGCTTGGCGGTGCGATTTTCGCATTTCCTGCACTGGCCGAAAGCACGCCTGAAAACACTGGATCAGGCGCGGCAGAGGCCGGGTCTGAAGTGGTAGATTACGGCGACCGCGAAATCACGGTCCGCGGCGACGTTCTGTACAGCGACCAGCTGAACTCGGTGAAGACGCCCACCCCTATCATTGATGTCCCCCAATCGGTTACCATCACCACCCAAGAAGACATCCTGCAACGCGGGTTCACGAGCATCGGCCAGATCGTCGATTACACACCCGGCGTCAGCAATTCCCAAGGCGAAGGGCACCGCGACGCTATCGTTTTTCGCGGCGTTCGCTCGACTGCTGATTTCTTCATCGATGGCATCCGCGACGATGTTCAATATTATCGCGGGCTCTATAATCTGGAACAGGTTGAAATCCTGCGCGGCCCCAATGCGTTGCTATTCGGGCGCGGCGGCACTGGCGGCATTGTAAACCGCGTAACCAAGAAAGGCGTTCTCGGGGAGACATTCGGCAATGGCCAGATTGCCATCGATACATTTGGCGAATTCAGCGTTCAGGGGGATTTAAACCTTGCCGCCAGCGAAGCCGTGGCGCTGCGCGTCAACGCGTCTTACGAAAGCCTCAACAATCACCGTGATTTCTATGATGGAGAGCGTATCGGGTTCAACCCGACGGCCCGGATCGAGCTCGATCAAGGCACCGTGCTCGACCTGTCATACGAATATGCCAATCATGATCGCTTTATTGATCGCGGCGTTCCGACCGGAACCGACGGGCGCCCTGTCGAAGCATTTGAAAACATTGTCTTCGGCGATCCAGATCAGAACTTTGCGACGCTTGAAGCCCACCTATTCCGCGCGAATCTCCAGCACGAATTCTCTAGCGAAGTAAAAGGCGTCTTCAGCGCATTTTATGGCGATTACGACAAAGTCTACGCCAATCAATACGCATCGGATTACGATCAGGCGAACACTCCAGACGTTGTTACGCTGGACGGGTATATCGATAACACGCAGCGGCAGAACCTTCTCCTGTCTGCCAATCTGGTGGGCGAATTTGCAACCGGAGCGGTAGAGCATACTTTGTTGTTCGGCGCGGAGTATATCAGCACTTCGTCCGATCAGGATCGCTTCAATTCGTTCTGGAGCACCACGCAAGACGATAATGAAGTCTTCGCTATCACGCGGCCGCTCAACCTTGCCCGAGGCGTAGGCATCAACGCTCTCGGTCAGACGACCACCAATGATTTCACCGCTGATCTCAATGATTTCACGCAAGTCGAAATTGATGTGCTGTCGATCTATATTCAGGATGAAATCAAGCTCACCGACTGGTTGAACCTTGTCGTCGGCGGCCGTTTTGACAGCTTCGATATCGAAGTGCTCAATGTCCCCGCAGGAGAGCTCAGGACGCGCAGGGACGAAGAATTTTCTCCGCGCGGCGGGCTGATTTTAAAACCGGCAGAAAACGTATCGATCTACGCCAGTTATTCGCAAAGTTTCCTGCCCCGCTCAGGCGAGCAATTTGACAATATCAACGGTGATAACGATGCGCTTGAACCGGATACGTTCACCAATCTCGAAGCGGGTTTGAAATGGGATTTTGCGCAGGGGCTGTCCCTGACCACGGCCATCTTCGAAATCGAGCAAAGCTCTCCCCAGCCCAGTGATAATGACCCGGAAACGCTCGACGTGATCGATTCCCGCGTACAGGGCTTTGAACTGCAATTGCAGGGCGAAATCACCAACGGATGGTCAATCTCGGCCGGGTACAGTTTTCTTGATGGTGAGCAGGTGAACCGCACCGGCCCCACCGGACTGCGCCCGCGTGAGCTGCCGGAAAATATGTTCTCGATCTGGAATAATATCGAGGTGACCGACAGGCTTGGCGTAGGTTTTGGCCTGACGCATCAGGACGAAAGCTTCATCGATAACTCGAACACTGCCGTCCTGCCTGCCTACACGCGGATCGACGCGGCGGCCTATTACGACATATCAGATCGTTTTCGGGTGCAGGTAAACATCGAGAACGTGACCGACACGCTGTATTTCCCCAACTCGCACGCCGCGCATCAGGCAAGTGTAGGGGCGCCGCTTAATGCCCGGTTTGCGCTGACAGGACGGTTTTAA
- a CDS encoding (2Fe-2S)-binding protein, producing the protein MPRMTVNDRPIEFDLDPDMPLLYALREASNLTGTKSCGGGDCVGACMVLVDGTALRSCRITLAEAEGRFITTIEGLSRDRSHPVQQAMVAEQAIQCGYCTPGIVIAAAGLLQRNPAPGKEEIEAAITNLCRCGVYPRLVRAIQRAGRVMQRGENISAAPAPGISAEDAAAIVPALRPVPIEGDEDGS; encoded by the coding sequence GTGCCGCGCATGACAGTTAATGATCGGCCGATCGAGTTCGATCTCGATCCGGATATGCCGCTGCTTTATGCGCTGCGCGAGGCCTCCAACCTGACCGGCACGAAAAGCTGCGGCGGGGGGGATTGCGTCGGGGCGTGTATGGTGCTGGTCGATGGCACGGCGCTGCGATCCTGCCGGATCACTTTGGCAGAGGCAGAGGGCCGCTTTATTACAACGATCGAAGGGCTAAGCCGCGACCGGTCCCATCCGGTACAGCAAGCGATGGTGGCGGAACAGGCAATCCAGTGCGGGTATTGCACTCCGGGCATTGTCATCGCCGCTGCCGGTTTGCTTCAGCGGAATCCTGCACCCGGAAAAGAAGAGATCGAAGCGGCAATCACCAATCTTTGCCGATGCGGCGTCTATCCCCGCTTGGTACGCGCGATCCAGCGGGCTGGTCGAGTGATGCAGCGCGGCGAAAATATCAGCGCGGCGCCCGCACCGGGGATCAGCGCAGAAGACGCGGCCGCCATTGTTCCGGCTCTGCGTCCGGTTCCCATCGAGGGTGACGAAGACGGGTCTTAA
- a CDS encoding class II aldolase/adducin family protein: protein MATQLKPSIECTKEEWQARLDLAACYRIFDHLGWSESIYNHISLKVPGEEDTFLINPFGLLYDEVTASNLVKIDVEGNNVGPSQYMVNKAGFTQHAYFHKHLGERAQAICHVHTTATMAVCSHEDGLMPTNFYACNFQDQIGYHDFEGVTVREEEGERLVENLGKNSILMLRNHGPVVMDKTIQGMFLKMWALQRACEIQVATIGMGKPQLVPQDVVDVHQRDLSVMQSQGGAGMFDFEAWKRRVDKIDNSWRK, encoded by the coding sequence ATGGCAACGCAGCTGAAACCATCAATCGAATGCACCAAAGAAGAATGGCAGGCGCGGCTGGATCTGGCGGCGTGTTATCGTATTTTTGATCACCTTGGCTGGTCAGAATCGATTTACAATCACATTTCTTTGAAAGTGCCGGGCGAAGAGGACACGTTCCTGATCAACCCCTTCGGGCTGTTGTATGACGAGGTAACCGCATCGAATCTGGTCAAAATTGATGTCGAAGGCAACAATGTTGGGCCATCGCAATATATGGTCAATAAAGCGGGCTTCACCCAGCACGCCTATTTCCACAAACATCTGGGCGAGCGCGCGCAAGCGATTTGCCATGTCCACACCACTGCGACGATGGCCGTGTGCAGTCATGAAGACGGCCTGATGCCGACCAACTTTTATGCCTGCAACTTTCAAGACCAGATCGGATATCACGATTTCGAAGGCGTCACTGTTCGCGAAGAGGAAGGCGAACGTCTGGTCGAAAATCTCGGCAAGAATTCGATTCTGATGCTGCGCAATCATGGGCCTGTTGTGATGGACAAGACGATTCAGGGCATGTTTTTGAAAATGTGGGCGCTGCAACGGGCTTGTGAAATTCAGGTCGCAACCATTGGCATGGGTAAACCTCAACTTGTTCCGCAAGACGTCGTCGATGTTCACCAGCGCGACCTGTCTGTCATGCAGTCTCAAGGAGGCGCAGGCATGTTCGATTTCGAAGCGTGGAAGCGCCGCGTCGATAAAATCGACAATAGCTGGCGCAAGTAA
- a CDS encoding MATE family efflux transporter codes for MSDDDTASENSSAKLVRGSIAKHLISQTLPAIIGVAAIMSIGLVDAYFIGQLGSSQLAAISFIFPISVALSSLGVGVMVGINSVIARALGEGDDAKAARRANFGIVFAVGSGIVMGLSLYALLDPLFALMNAPENLLPLIRLYMEPYAIGFPLILAIMGLNGVLRGQGEARKTSTVSISYAVANWVLDPILITGAFGFEGFGIAGAAYATIIGWMVGVSVALLLVRSSEIPLDLSQLRNCNLLDPAKAIVSVGLPAAFSNAINPIGLSILTSLIALEGEAAVAGFGAAGRLQSFATVPLLALSGSIGAIVGQNWGAKEYGRAREAALYAGLFCIAWGLSIAIAMVAAGEWFADFFTEDPAVISEFALYLKIAAWGYAGFGLLIVANGILNAVGRARYALGQSALRVFLIMLPIAVLLQPSWGSEAIYTAELAANLVGAVTGIALIYYILHRRAPN; via the coding sequence ATGAGCGATGATGACACCGCCTCCGAGAATTCATCGGCCAAGCTCGTCCGGGGCAGCATCGCCAAGCATTTGATCAGCCAAACGTTGCCAGCGATCATTGGCGTGGCGGCGATTATGTCAATTGGGCTGGTGGATGCCTATTTCATCGGCCAGCTGGGCAGCTCGCAGCTGGCGGCAATCTCCTTTATCTTCCCGATCTCGGTCGCTCTTTCCAGCCTTGGTGTCGGCGTAATGGTGGGGATCAATTCGGTCATCGCCCGCGCGCTGGGCGAAGGCGATGACGCCAAAGCAGCGCGCAGAGCAAATTTCGGCATCGTGTTCGCGGTGGGCAGCGGGATTGTCATGGGCCTATCGCTTTACGCGCTGCTTGATCCGTTATTTGCGCTCATGAATGCGCCGGAAAATCTCCTGCCTCTGATCCGGCTTTATATGGAGCCCTACGCAATCGGCTTTCCGCTTATACTCGCGATTATGGGTCTGAACGGAGTGCTGCGCGGACAGGGCGAAGCGCGGAAAACCAGCACGGTATCGATCAGCTATGCGGTGGCCAACTGGGTGCTTGATCCGATTTTGATCACCGGCGCGTTCGGGTTTGAAGGTTTCGGAATTGCAGGGGCAGCCTATGCAACGATCATCGGCTGGATGGTCGGCGTGTCGGTCGCGTTGCTTCTGGTCCGCTCCAGCGAGATCCCACTGGACCTGTCACAACTGCGAAACTGCAATCTGCTGGACCCGGCCAAAGCGATTGTAAGCGTGGGCCTGCCGGCGGCATTCTCCAACGCTATCAATCCGATTGGCCTGTCGATCCTGACCTCACTGATCGCGCTCGAAGGGGAAGCTGCGGTCGCGGGTTTTGGCGCTGCTGGGAGATTGCAAAGCTTTGCGACCGTGCCGCTTCTCGCCCTATCGGGATCAATCGGCGCGATTGTTGGTCAAAACTGGGGTGCGAAAGAATATGGGCGGGCGCGAGAGGCCGCGCTTTACGCCGGTCTGTTCTGCATCGCCTGGGGCCTGTCCATAGCAATCGCAATGGTCGCCGCTGGCGAATGGTTCGCCGATTTCTTCACGGAGGATCCCGCAGTCATAAGCGAGTTCGCTTTGTATCTGAAAATCGCTGCGTGGGGATATGCGGGCTTTGGTTTGCTGATCGTCGCGAATGGAATTCTGAACGCTGTCGGCCGCGCCAGATACGCGTTGGGGCAATCTGCACTCCGCGTATTTTTGATCATGTTGCCAATCGCTGTGCTGTTGCAGCCGAGTTGGGGAAGCGAGGCGATTTATACTGCGGAGCTCGCGGCAAATCTGGTCGGCGCAGTGACCGGGATCGCGCTGATCTATTACATTCTGCACCGTCGAGCCCCCAACTAG
- a CDS encoding chemotaxis protein CheA, with protein MDDLLADFVAETREMLEASEGEIIAWEADPTDTSRVDTIFRFVHTVKGNCGFFDFPRLAGLSHAAEDALADCRAGRRDPDASLVSAVLAIIDRISLMVDAIETGQPFAEEGDEALIAALGNDTQTGMDTVDAAPTAAQPPAHAPANSILGSYDNSDEAEQALKPDAALPVQRSIRLPVDLLDRVMSGVSDMVLARNDLGHRLRQAGTQPTINGPFERLTTILSDVRDAITRMRMQRIETVFAALPRLVRDLSAELGKQVMIDLEGGDVELDREMVEMVRDPLTHIIRNAIDHGMETPSDRLRKGKREIGLLSIAARQSGNTISIVVNDDGRGLDEEKIAAKAVSTKLVTSAQLANMSRESILQLIFEPGFSTADEVSNVSGRGVGLDVVRDNLQKVGGSIKVSSQPDVGTLFTLQIPLTLSIIAGLTVEVKDQRFAIPQSYIEEIIHSSAKALDFNRVGETALVTFRGQRVACLMLSEVLGLDTDDIAEGEHTMVLLRLASGDLFAIAVDNIHTHGDLVVKPLAPAVMRSGYYAGSTLLDDGQPILLLDVTNIASEYGLVSDARTRVLQTPENAAAEADKDIQRAMLFTDFDNRRCAVRLELVKRIETAPASAIDLSGAKPRAVIDHMILPVIGLPNGQIPLEKIRLLRLSDGDCELLYAVREIDDAVELTAALRPAQDDPLIEAITLVDEKTVSLIDGHELFSRFGEPPEVTAKPLCRLPGSEWARTILGPLVTSAGYEIADNASVPRDDGSEVCIMLEEEYEAAEALEMPLAGPVIRLRNLPQATPGTETIYRYDRDALVNALQTARIQGGKR; from the coding sequence ATGGATGACCTGCTGGCGGATTTCGTCGCGGAAACACGCGAAATGTTAGAAGCCAGCGAAGGTGAGATAATCGCCTGGGAGGCTGATCCGACGGACACCTCGCGCGTCGATACAATCTTTCGCTTTGTTCACACGGTGAAGGGCAATTGCGGCTTTTTCGATTTTCCTCGCCTTGCCGGTTTGAGCCACGCTGCCGAAGACGCTTTGGCCGATTGCCGTGCCGGGCGGCGCGATCCCGATGCCTCTCTTGTCAGCGCCGTACTGGCGATCATTGATCGCATATCTTTGATGGTGGACGCTATCGAAACCGGCCAGCCATTCGCCGAAGAAGGCGACGAAGCCCTGATCGCGGCGCTTGGAAACGACACACAAACCGGCATGGACACTGTGGATGCCGCCCCCACAGCCGCGCAGCCTCCGGCACACGCTCCGGCGAATTCCATATTGGGCAGCTACGATAATTCCGACGAAGCAGAGCAAGCCTTGAAACCCGATGCCGCTTTGCCTGTTCAACGCAGCATCCGTTTGCCAGTGGATTTGCTGGACCGGGTGATGAGCGGCGTTTCCGACATGGTTCTGGCCCGCAACGATTTGGGCCATCGTTTGCGTCAGGCTGGCACCCAGCCGACGATCAACGGGCCATTCGAGCGTTTGACCACAATCCTTTCCGACGTGCGCGACGCGATCACCCGGATGCGCATGCAACGGATCGAAACCGTATTTGCCGCTTTGCCTCGGCTGGTGCGGGATTTGTCTGCCGAGCTTGGCAAACAGGTTATGATCGATCTTGAAGGCGGTGATGTCGAACTCGACCGGGAAATGGTCGAAATGGTGCGCGATCCGCTTACGCATATCATCCGCAACGCCATTGATCACGGGATGGAGACGCCATCAGACCGGCTGCGCAAAGGCAAACGCGAAATCGGTTTGTTATCCATCGCCGCCCGCCAATCCGGCAACACGATCTCGATTGTCGTAAATGATGACGGGCGCGGCCTTGATGAAGAAAAAATCGCGGCAAAGGCGGTCAGCACAAAGCTCGTCACATCGGCTCAGCTGGCCAATATGAGCCGCGAAAGCATTCTCCAGCTGATCTTCGAACCCGGCTTTTCAACCGCTGATGAAGTCAGCAATGTATCCGGCCGCGGCGTTGGCCTTGATGTCGTGCGCGACAATCTTCAAAAAGTTGGCGGCAGCATAAAAGTATCAAGCCAGCCGGACGTCGGCACGCTGTTTACCCTGCAGATACCTCTCACACTCAGCATTATCGCCGGGCTGACTGTTGAAGTGAAAGATCAACGGTTCGCCATCCCCCAAAGCTATATCGAAGAGATCATTCATTCCTCGGCCAAGGCGCTCGATTTCAACCGTGTCGGCGAAACCGCACTGGTAACCTTTCGAGGCCAACGCGTTGCCTGCTTGATGCTGTCCGAGGTTCTGGGCCTTGATACCGATGACATCGCCGAAGGTGAGCATACGATGGTTCTCTTGCGGCTTGCATCAGGCGATCTGTTCGCGATCGCTGTCGATAATATTCACACACACGGCGATCTCGTGGTGAAACCACTCGCTCCCGCAGTGATGCGCAGCGGCTATTACGCCGGCTCAACCTTGCTCGATGACGGGCAACCGATCCTGCTGCTTGATGTGACGAATATCGCGAGCGAATACGGACTGGTCTCTGACGCCCGTACGCGCGTGCTTCAGACCCCGGAAAATGCAGCGGCCGAGGCAGATAAAGACATCCAGCGGGCCATGCTGTTCACAGATTTCGACAATCGCCGCTGCGCAGTCCGGCTTGAACTGGTCAAGCGGATCGAGACCGCGCCTGCCTCTGCGATTGACCTAAGCGGTGCAAAACCGAGAGCGGTCATCGACCACATGATTTTGCCGGTTATCGGATTGCCTAACGGCCAGATTCCTCTCGAAAAGATCCGGCTGCTGCGATTGAGCGATGGCGATTGTGAATTGCTGTATGCCGTTCGGGAAATCGATGACGCGGTCGAGCTGACAGCAGCGCTCAGACCCGCACAGGATGACCCGCTCATTGAAGCCATCACACTGGTGGATGAAAAGACCGTTTCCCTCATTGATGGACACGAGCTTTTCAGCCGGTTTGGCGAGCCGCCCGAAGTGACTGCCAAGCCGCTTTGCCGCCTGCCCGGCAGCGAATGGGCGCGCACGATACTGGGTCCGCTCGTAACATCTGCCGGATACGAAATCGCAGATAATGCCTCCGTTCCGCGAGACGATGGCAGCGAAGTCTGCATCATGCTTGAAGAAGAATACGAAGCCGCCGAGGCGTTGGAAATGCCGCTGGCCGGCCCTGTCATCCGGTTGCGCAATCTGCCTCAGGCTACGCCGGGCACAGAGACAATTTATCGCTATGATCGCGATGCTCTTGTCAACGCATTGCAAACAGCCCGCATCCAAGGGGGGAAACGCTAA
- a CDS encoding chemotaxis protein CheW, which translates to MTDLMVMAQIAGRRCALHASDVQSVIELGAITPVPRTPDFITGITALRSQALTVIDCRRALGFPANDWNTDSRAAVVSVDGYSYALVIDAIEDITTSLGEIQQITGGFGKEWSRVATGMIETASGPALLINLAALIAGPDDSFGELSSAA; encoded by the coding sequence ATGACTGATCTTATGGTCATGGCCCAGATCGCCGGACGCCGGTGCGCCTTGCACGCATCCGATGTGCAATCGGTTATCGAATTGGGCGCAATCACCCCTGTCCCGAGAACACCCGATTTCATCACCGGGATCACGGCGCTTCGCAGCCAAGCTCTAACCGTAATTGATTGCCGCCGGGCACTCGGCTTTCCAGCAAATGACTGGAACACCGATTCCCGCGCTGCGGTCGTCTCCGTGGACGGATATTCCTATGCGCTTGTGATCGACGCGATCGAAGACATCACCACAAGTCTGGGCGAAATCCAGCAAATAACAGGCGGTTTCGGCAAAGAGTGGTCGCGAGTGGCCACCGGTATGATCGAAACAGCCAGTGGGCCCGCCCTGCTTATTAATCTTGCCGCGCTCATCGCGGGACCGGACGACAGTTTCGGTGAACTCTCAAGCGCAGCTTAA
- a CDS encoding response regulator, translating to MKTCLIVDDSRVIRKVSRHILETLGFEVSEAENGQIGLDACESAMPDVVLLDWNMPVMTGIEFITQLRKRPGGDTPKVVFCTTENDVAHIREAIQAGADEYVMKPFDHETLQIKLQLVGFA from the coding sequence ATGAAAACGTGCCTGATTGTCGATGATTCGCGGGTTATCCGGAAAGTGTCGCGACACATTCTAGAGACGCTCGGCTTTGAGGTCAGCGAGGCTGAAAATGGCCAGATTGGGCTGGATGCTTGTGAAAGCGCCATGCCCGATGTCGTCTTGCTCGACTGGAATATGCCGGTCATGACCGGCATCGAATTCATCACCCAGCTTCGCAAACGGCCCGGCGGAGACACTCCCAAAGTGGTTTTCTGCACCACAGAAAATGATGTTGCCCATATCCGCGAGGCAATCCAGGCAGGCGCTGACGAATACGTGATGAAGCCTTTCGATCATGAAACACTCCAGATCAAACTGCAGTTGGTCGGCTTCGCTTGA